Proteins encoded in a region of the Planococcus citri chromosome 1, ihPlaCitr1.1, whole genome shotgun sequence genome:
- the LOC135833137 gene encoding uncharacterized protein LOC135833137, with amino-acid sequence MEVIKDLKKLTNQALGKENMFGFKTTLANQMYLSFCILGNVYFTDKIHRKTKLVWFCCAHGVCLFVGLSFILCLIFGKPTEDILLLVYMVYEVTFTSMEIIVKPAIATFWYRDEIKQMISMADRILLKQQLTKSSHKNDLDVTKIMLYSSIALLMSISLYNSITLADLILFYEEEKVQNYMYYVTPLPGLTQFGSLTLFTVYSVSFSSFAFCGFIVVLLHRVFAIPWAVICHNEAQRIINELNSLSEDVDINVDTFKSIEPKFRFVMRKCVRDINDLNRFVTSFRGFFETIASFVLPITLYVSVAHVLVAITPGLSIVIRLREFSAFMFSIHEVY; translated from the exons atgGAAGTGATCAaagatctgaaaaaattgacgaatcaAGCGCTCGGAAAAGAGAATATGTTCGGATTCAAGACAACATTAGCTAATCAGATGTATTTATCATTCTGCATCCTGGGTAATGTATATTTCACCGACAAAATACATCGAAAAACGAAACTGGTATGGTTCTGCTGCGCTCACGGAGTATGTCTATTTGTTGGCCTTTCATTCATATTATGCCTAATATTTGGTAAACCAACGGAAGATATTTTATTACTGGTTTATATGGTGTACGAGGTCACATTTACTTCGATGGAAATAATTGTGAAGCCTGCAATCGCAACGTTTTGGTACAGAGACGAAATAAAGCAAATGATTTCCATGGCTGATAGAATACTTTTGAAGCAACAACTGACCAAAAGCAGCCACAAAAACGACCTCGATGtgacaaaaataatgttgtatAGTTCCATTGCGCTCTTAATGTCAATTTCACTGTATAATTCGATTACTTTAGCAGATCTGATATTATTTTATGAAGAAGAAAAGGTccaaaattatatgtattacgTAACACCGCTTCCTGGACTCACACAGTTCGGATCTCTGACACTTTTCACAGTATATTCAGTTTCATTCAGCAGTTTTGCATTCTGTGGCTTCATTGTTGTCTTATTACATCGAGTTTTTGCAATACCTTGGGCAGTAATATGCCACAATGAGGCACAACGTATAATTAACGAGTTGAACTCGCTGAGTGAAGATGTTGACATAAATGTCGACACTTTCAAAAGTATAGAACCGAAATTCAGATTCGTGATGAGAAAATGTGTTCGGGATATAAACGACCTCAAcag GTTTGTTACAAGTTTCagaggattttttgaaaccataGCAAGTTTTGTTCTGCCTATCACACTATATGTATCAGTTGCTCATGTTTTGGTTGCTATAACG CCAGGTTTATCCATTGTGATCAGATTGAGAgaattttcagctttcatgTTCTCAATTCACGAAGTCTACTGA